One window of Scheffersomyces stipitis CBS 6054 chromosome 1, whole genome shotgun sequence genomic DNA carries:
- the IDI1 gene encoding isopentenyl diphosphate:dimethylallyl diphosphate isomerase (IPP isomerase): protein MTTDYAELVASLTSEKILSKWSEVTPLKKISGIPRSAGSVKSGSNEEDLFHGHDEEQIRLMEELCIVLDNDDKPVGAGTKKLCHIMDNINEGLLHRAFSVFLFNEDGELLLQQRADEKITFPGMWTNTCCSHPLCVPSELGITPESDSGDINTLTAAVSGAKVAAQRKLDHELGIPYSDSPLANFQYLTRIHYKSASGDETSKWGEHEIDYILILKAKNDITINANYNEVKDYKYVSADELKVMFEDKNLVFTPWFKLICQTFLFKWWSNLDSLDQFKDDEIHRLL, encoded by the coding sequence ATGACTACCGACTACGCTGAGCTTGTGGCCAGTCTCACTTCTGAGAAGATTTTGAGCAAATGGAGCGAAGTCACcccattgaagaagatttctgGTATTCCTAGATCTGCTGGATCTGTCAAATCCGGCTCAAATGAGGAAGACTTGTTTCATGGCCATGATGAGGAGCAGATCAGATTGATGGAAGAGTTGTGCATAGTGTTGGACAACGACGACAAACCTGTAGGTGCTGGAACGAAGAAGCTCTGCCATATTATGGACAACATTAATGAAGGTTTGTTGCACAGAGCCTTTTCTGTTTTCCTCTTTAACGAAGACGGTGAGTTGTTGTTACAACAGAGAGCTGACGAAAAGATCACGTTTCCCGGCATGTGGACTAACACCTGCTGTTCGCACCCATTGTGTGTGCCATCTGAATTGGGTATTACTCCTGAGTCGGACTCTGGCGACATCAACACCTTGACAGCTGCTGTTCTGGGTGCTAAGGTTGCTGCCCAGAGAAAGTTGGACCACGAATTGGGAATCCCATACAGCGACTCCCCACTTGCCAACTTCCAATACTTGACGAGAATCCACTACAAGTCTGCCTCCGGTGATGAAACCTCCAAGTGGGGCGAGCACGAAATAGACTACATCTTGATTCTTAAGGCTAAAAATGATATCACCATCAATGCCAACTACAATGAGGTCAAGGACTACAAGTACGTCAGTGCCGACGAGTTGAAGGTGATgtttgaagacaagaacttggtTTTCACGCCGTGGTTCAAGTTAATCTGCCAGAcgttcttgttcaagtgGTGGAGCAACCTCGACAGCTTGGACCAGTTTAAGGACGACGAAATCCACCGTTTGCTCTAA
- the BFR1 gene encoding multicopy suppressor of BFA (Brefeldin A)-induced lethality ER-Golgi vesicle-tethering protein p115 implicated in secretion and nuclear segregation, translated as MSAETATSFRSAPRKFIKRPDDKALKEEIEGLKNEIKKLDLANNELTAQINKTQVEDGAQKKRSKLQEELKSLIQQQSASKNERNAINDQIKNIDGQMKKRIAEIQAQTSKNNFKTVGEIDSRISYLDGLIDAGDLKLADERRFVKEMSALRKLRKDFGGIEKTQSLIDADKVKIADLKKKLSSFQNKELSARFDAIQKELDTINEANKSLYSKRSTLFDKRTEIKKQKDEKYNQIRKLRADFDEQFAKFKSTLAEEKKKRDEEYKQRQAEEKQAKRKEVAEQQLAEASVPAFTTEINSIHNLLSYFDPSYVKPAPKTAVATNGNLPTNNNIRTVEMPSDVVVIKKEQEAFFAGSKSKKSKQRKNKTKNFTVDPDVIVSLSDLSIPFPTKEEEVTSTVEVLKETLSALEDKQEEQTKTNIERAKARIAKLEAEEDAREAEEAAAVDEEEEVAEEEQVNGEA; from the coding sequence ATGTCTGCTGAAACTGCCACGTCTTTCCGTTCTGCTCCCAGAAAATTCATCAAGCGTCCTGACGACAAGGCGCTCAAGGAGGAGATTGAAGGGTTGAAGAacgagatcaagaagttggactTAGCCAACAACGAGCTCACGGCCCAGATCAACAAAACCCAAGTTGAGGATGGTgcccagaagaagagaagcaagttgcaagaagaattaAAGTCTTTGATTCAGCAACAGTCTGCTTCTAAGAACGAGAGAAACGCCATCAACGACCAGATCAAAAACATTGACGgtcagatgaagaagagaatcgCCGAGATCCAGGCTCAGACCTCgaagaacaacttcaagacaGTCGGTGAAATCGACTCTAGAATCAGCTACTTGGACGGTTTGATTGATGCTGGTGACTTAAAGTTGGCTGACGAACGTAGATTTGTCAAGGAGATGTCCGCTTTGCGTAAATTGCGTAAGGATTTTGGTGGTATTGAGAAGACTCAGTCTTTGATCGATGCTGACAAGGTCAAGATTGctgacttgaagaagaagttgctgtctttccagaacaaggaattgagTGCTCGTTTTGACGCTatccagaaggagttggaCACTATTAATGAGGCCAACAAGTCTCTTTATTCCAAGAGACTGACATTGTTTGACAAGAGAACCGAAATCAAGAAGCAAAAGGATGAGAAGTACAACCAGATCAGAAAATTGAGAGCTGACTTTGACGAACAGTTCGCCAAATTCAAGCTGACTTTggctgaagaaaagaagaagagagatgaagaatacaaaCAGAGACAGGCTGAAGAGAAGCAGGCCAAGAGAAAGGAGGTCGCCGAACAGCAATTGGCAGAAGCTTCTGTTCCAGCTTTTACTACAGAGATCAACTCCATCCacaacttgttgtcttACTTCGATCCTTCCTATGTCAAGCCTGCTCCAAAGACTGCTGTAGCCACTAACGGAAACTTGCCaaccaacaataatatCAGAACTGTAGAGATGCCTTCTGATGTAGTTGTTATCAAGAAGGAACAGGAGGCCTTCTTTGCCGGttccaagtccaagaagtcaaagcagagaaagaacaagacCAAGAACTTCACCGTAGACCCTGACGTTATCGTGTCGTTGTCGGACTTGAGCATTCCTTTCCCTACCAAGGAGGAAGAAGTAACCTCTACAGTAGAGGTCTTGAAGGAAACCCTTTCTGCTCTTGAAGACAAGCAGGAAGAACAGACCAAAACCAACATCGAAAGGGCCAAGGCTAGAATCGCCAAGTTGGAAGCCGAAGAAGATGCCAGGGAAGCcgaagaagctgctgctgttgatgaagaagaagaagttgccgaagaagaacaagtcaaTGGCGAAGCCTAA
- the LIP12 gene encoding Lipoic acid synthetase, mitochondrial precursor (Lip-syn) (Lipoate synthase) produces MIALRVHNTRVVSRSLTVWTRPSPTLTLSRSLATESDALDKPKTRRRKTVFTDALNSGPSFDDFVSGKASEIMDPLEAARKDPNQRLPSWLKVPIPKGKSYHNVKKDVRELKLATVCEEAKCPNIGECWGGKKSEATATIMLLGDTCTRGCRFCSVKTNRNPAKPDPMEPENTAEAISRWGLGYVVLTTVDRDDLADGGAHHLAETVMKIKQKAPQILVEVLGGDFRGDLDMATVLAKSGLDVYAHNLETVEALTPFVRDRRATYRQSLSVLQRAKETKSSLVTKTSLMLGLGETDEQILQTLKDLREINCDVVTFGQYMRPTKRHMKVVEYVTPEKFDYWRDTALEMGFLYVASGPLVRSSYKAGEAFIENVIRKRRHNVGEAPRLAQEIQPKIFRE; encoded by the coding sequence ATGATTGCGCTCAGGGTACACAACACACGCGTCGTATCGAGGTCCTTAACCGTGTGGACGCGTCCCTCACCTACGCTTACTCTTTCCAGAAGTCTAGCCACAGAGTCAGATGCGCTAGACAAACCcaagacaagaagaagaaagacgGTCTTCACGGATGCCCTCAATTCTGGCCCTTCATTCGACGACTTCGTCAGTGGTAAAGCATCCGAAATCATGGATCCTCTAGAAGCAGCCAGAAAAGACCCCAATCAACGTCTTCCACTGTGGTTGAAAGTTCCCATCCCAAAAGGGAAATCGTACCACAACGTGAAGAAGGATGTCCgggagttgaagttggcgACAGTTTGCGAGGAAGCGAAGTGTCCCAACATCGGCGAGTGCTGGGGTGGGAAAAAGTCCGAAGCCACAGCTACCATCATGTTGTTGGGTGACACTTGTACTCGAGGATGTAGATTCTGCCTGGTGAAGACTAACAGAAATCCTGCCAAGCCGGACCCCATGGAACCGGAAAATACAGCTGAGGCCATCAGCCGATGGGGATTGGGATACGTGGTGCTTACCACTGTCGACAGAGATGACTTAGCGGACGGTGGAGCACATCATTTGGCAGAGACTGTCATGAAAATCAAGCAGAAAGCTCCacaaattcttgttgaagtgTTGGGTGGTGATTTCCGCGGTGATTTGGACATGGCCACTGTGTTGGCCAAGTCAGGATTGGATGTATATGCCCATAATTTGGAGACTGTAGAAGCTTTGACTCCATTTGTCAGAGACCGTAGAGCCACATATAGACAGTCCTTGTCTGTGTTACAGAGGGCTAAAGAGACCAAATCTTCCTTGGTGACAAAGACGTCGCTTATGTTAGGTTTGGGCGAGACTGACGAACAGATCTTGCAAACATTGAAGGATTTGCGTGAGATCAACTGTGACGTCGTGACTTTTGGACAGTACATGAGACCAACCAAGAGACACATGAAGGTGGTCGAGTACGTAACACCAGAGAAGTTTGACTACTGGAGGGACACAGCATTGGAGATGGGCTTCTTGTATGTGGCCAGTGGTCCGTTGGTCAGGTCTTCGTACAAGGCTGGAGAAGCTTTTATTGAGAATGTgatcagaaagagaagacaCAATGTAGGTGAGGCTCCTCGGTTGGCCCAGGAGATCCAGCCCAAGATTTTCAGAGAATAG